One segment of Candidatus Krumholzibacteriia bacterium DNA contains the following:
- a CDS encoding choice-of-anchor V domain-containing protein, with product MVPGHLRFPFFALLGLSLVVPSMVHAFSGGPPDGRTGAPGEGTCTACHASFPLNSGSGTLTVLDGPAEGYEPGQTYRLRVALSDPDASRWGFELTSLDAANAATGDLVSVDTNTQTSTAGTGREYVKHTSSGTALGQTASNEWSFDWVAPAEGTGAVTLWFAGNAANGNFSTSGDRIYNSSITFEEAAATSAPPAVADARLLTNVPNPFNPSTQIRFELDRGESVRLEIVDLRGRRVRTLVDGPRTPGRHEVTWNGRDDAGAPVASGVYRTRLIVGGDVLSRSMTLAE from the coding sequence CGTTCTTCGCCCTTCTCGGTCTGAGCCTGGTGGTGCCGTCGATGGTGCACGCCTTCTCGGGCGGACCACCCGACGGTCGCACCGGTGCGCCCGGTGAAGGGACCTGCACCGCCTGCCACGCGTCCTTCCCGTTGAACTCCGGGTCCGGCACGCTCACCGTGCTCGACGGCCCCGCCGAGGGGTACGAGCCCGGGCAGACCTATCGGCTGCGCGTGGCCCTGTCCGATCCCGACGCTTCGCGCTGGGGATTCGAGCTGACGTCGTTGGACGCCGCGAACGCTGCCACCGGCGATCTCGTGTCGGTCGACACCAACACCCAGACCTCGACCGCGGGCACGGGCCGCGAGTACGTCAAGCACACGTCGAGTGGAACGGCCCTCGGCCAGACCGCTTCGAACGAGTGGAGTTTCGACTGGGTCGCACCTGCCGAGGGCACGGGTGCGGTCACACTGTGGTTCGCGGGCAACGCCGCGAACGGCAACTTCTCCACCTCCGGCGACCGGATCTACAACAGTAGCATCACCTTCGAAGAGGCGGCCGCGACGTCCGCCCCGCCGGCCGTGGCCGACGCGCGCTTGCTCACGAACGTCCCCAATCCCTTCAACCCGAGCACGCAGATCCGCTTCGAACTCGACCGCGGCGAATCGGTGCGGTTGGAGATCGTCGACCTGCGCGGCCGGCGCGTCCGGACGCTCGTCGACGGCCCGCGCACGCCGGGCCGGCACGAGGTCACGTGGAACGGCCGCGACGACGCGGGCGCGCCGGTGGCCTCGGGCGTCTACCGCACACGATTGATCGTCGGCGGCGACGTCCTCTCGCGAAGCATGACGCTGGCCGAATGA